A region of Pyxidicoccus parkwaysis DNA encodes the following proteins:
- a CDS encoding response regulator, which translates to MAEEKARVLVVDDDPDLLDLVQRSLSAYGFEVLTHTSALGVSNLVRSVEPDFVLIDVNFPALKGDKVVNLARQYAAAKTKFILYSASDESKLRSLALASGADGYISKSVQGEELAKRLHAFRLKPRPPNPTPAPAT; encoded by the coding sequence ATGGCTGAAGAAAAAGCACGCGTCCTGGTGGTGGACGATGACCCGGACCTGCTCGACCTCGTGCAGCGCTCGCTGAGCGCCTACGGGTTCGAGGTGCTGACGCACACCTCCGCGCTGGGCGTCTCCAACCTGGTCCGGTCCGTGGAGCCGGACTTCGTCCTCATCGACGTGAATTTCCCCGCCCTCAAGGGCGACAAGGTCGTCAACCTGGCCCGGCAGTACGCCGCCGCGAAGACGAAGTTCATCCTCTACTCGGCCTCGGACGAGTCGAAGCTGCGCTCGCTCGCGCTCGCCTCGGGCGCGGACGGCTACATCTCCAAGAGCGTCCAGGGCGAGGAGCTGGCCAAGCGGCTGCACGCCTTCCGCCTCAAGCCCCGGCCCCCCAACCCCACCCCCGCCCCGGCGACTTAA
- a CDS encoding tryptophan 2,3-dioxygenase family protein gives MFNPLLKKWVGRGELDYEVYLKTPELLSLQAGEAERVAHDELLFQVVHQAQELWLKLASREAVEVVAELDTDALWGASARLERVHRVLRSMVGELSVLETMTPDTYQVIRRSLGNGSGQESPGYNMLRLAAGGLEAALERLLARRGVTLKTVYSAGGPADLKRICEQLVDVDEAFQNWLYAHFQLVRRTIGVDRAVKALDGLPSQVLAGRMTMPLFRQLWDVRVELTSSWRREGGVAPGASREGCMHAPPEAYAKARAAGVGCPMHAAAAYPPAER, from the coding sequence ATGTTCAACCCGCTGTTGAAGAAGTGGGTCGGACGCGGCGAGCTGGATTACGAGGTCTACCTCAAGACACCTGAGCTGCTGTCCCTGCAGGCGGGGGAGGCAGAGCGCGTCGCCCACGACGAGCTGCTGTTCCAGGTGGTGCACCAGGCCCAGGAGCTGTGGCTGAAGCTGGCCTCGCGCGAGGCGGTGGAGGTCGTGGCGGAGCTGGACACCGACGCGTTGTGGGGGGCCTCGGCGCGGCTGGAGCGCGTGCACCGGGTGCTGCGCTCCATGGTGGGCGAGCTGTCCGTGCTGGAGACGATGACGCCGGACACGTACCAGGTCATCCGCCGCAGCCTGGGCAACGGCAGCGGCCAGGAGTCTCCCGGCTACAACATGCTCCGCCTCGCGGCGGGAGGCCTGGAGGCGGCGCTGGAGCGCCTGCTGGCGCGGCGTGGCGTGACGCTGAAGACCGTCTACTCCGCCGGTGGGCCGGCGGACCTGAAGCGCATCTGCGAGCAGCTCGTGGACGTGGACGAGGCGTTCCAGAACTGGCTGTACGCGCACTTCCAGCTGGTGCGGCGGACCATTGGCGTGGACCGCGCGGTGAAGGCGCTGGACGGGCTGCCCTCGCAGGTGCTCGCGGGGCGGATGACGATGCCGCTGTTCCGCCAGCTCTGGGACGTGCGCGTGGAGCTGACGTCCTCGTGGCGGCGCGAGGGCGGCGTCGCCCCGGGTGCCAGCCGCGAGGGCTGCATGCACGCGCCCCCCGAGGCATATGCGAAGGCCCGCGCCGCGGGAGTCGGCTGTCCGATGCACGCCGCCGCCGCGTACCCGCCAGCGGAGCGATGA
- a CDS encoding methyltransferase has translation MAQPPSSPRALLHLLFNGARAVDVVEASLQLGLLDALEPGPVTLGELARRHGLVPGRLYKLMDCLESLGLVTREQPSDALESASYRAVPGLRAAADAVLGPRSLERDREKYAWSELRGRLPEVLRGQHAMPAAAFDWPPRTPEQVEGFEASMAAGLPPILETFRTHGPRLWKHRGRLLDVGGGDGTLAAHLVREHPGLAVDVYNLPATEALVARTRERLGLPPGRLGFVGGDFLKEPLPHGYDALSFVRVLHDWPADTARALLQAAFEALPSGGRVLICEEFRTPERLAAQFFWSYFLIGVDSCVSRLREVEHYLRVLVEIGFTNAAVLPGPFELVVATKP, from the coding sequence GTGGCGCAACCGCCCTCCTCTCCGCGCGCGCTGCTGCACCTGCTCTTCAACGGCGCGCGCGCCGTGGACGTGGTGGAGGCGTCGCTCCAGCTCGGCCTGCTCGACGCGCTGGAGCCGGGCCCGGTGACGCTGGGCGAGCTGGCCAGACGGCACGGCCTCGTCCCCGGGCGCCTCTACAAGCTGATGGACTGCCTGGAGAGCCTGGGCCTCGTGACGCGCGAGCAGCCCTCGGACGCGCTGGAGTCCGCCAGCTACCGCGCCGTGCCGGGCCTGCGCGCGGCCGCGGACGCCGTGCTGGGCCCGCGCTCGCTCGAGAGAGACCGGGAGAAGTACGCGTGGAGCGAGCTGCGCGGCAGGCTCCCCGAAGTCCTGCGCGGCCAGCACGCCATGCCCGCCGCCGCCTTCGACTGGCCTCCGCGCACGCCCGAGCAGGTGGAGGGCTTCGAGGCCAGCATGGCCGCGGGCCTCCCGCCCATCCTGGAGACGTTCCGCACCCACGGCCCGCGCCTGTGGAAGCACCGCGGGCGCCTGCTCGACGTGGGCGGCGGCGACGGCACGCTGGCGGCACACCTCGTGCGCGAGCACCCCGGCCTCGCCGTGGACGTCTACAACCTGCCCGCCACGGAAGCGCTCGTGGCCCGCACCCGCGAGCGCCTCGGCCTCCCGCCGGGGCGCCTGGGCTTCGTCGGCGGCGACTTCCTGAAGGAGCCGCTGCCGCACGGCTACGACGCGCTGTCCTTCGTGCGCGTGCTGCATGACTGGCCCGCGGACACGGCGCGCGCGCTGCTCCAGGCCGCCTTCGAGGCGCTGCCCTCCGGAGGCCGCGTGCTCATCTGCGAGGAGTTCCGCACGCCGGAGCGGCTGGCCGCGCAGTTCTTCTGGTCCTACTTCCTCATCGGCGTGGACTCGTGCGTGAGCCGGCTGCGCGAGGTGGAGCACTACCTGCGCGTGCTCGTGGAAATCGGCTTCACAAACGCGGCGGTGCTGCCCGGTCCCTTCGAGCTCGTCGTCGCCACGAAGCCGTGA
- a CDS encoding dienelactone hydrolase family protein — protein sequence MAPGEGPAAYAAPVQNGEVRVPVDEGVELRGILHVPQGAAGVVVLARGHGSSRRGARDLTVARLLQAEGLATLAVDLLTAAEEEAWRERDLRFNVGLFAGRLASVARWLRRAPRTSGLRVGYLGSYTGAGAALAAAALRPESVDAVVCRGGRLAMSSTVLSRVRAPTLLIVGGDDTAALEPHRRAFAALKAEKRMEIIPGATHRFEEPGAQAQMVEFAGLWFLQHLSAPRWETQPESHALGV from the coding sequence GTGGCTCCGGGGGAAGGGCCCGCGGCGTACGCGGCGCCGGTGCAGAACGGCGAGGTGCGGGTGCCGGTGGACGAGGGCGTGGAGTTGCGCGGAATCCTCCACGTGCCGCAGGGCGCGGCGGGCGTGGTGGTGCTGGCGCGTGGGCATGGCAGCAGCCGGCGCGGCGCGCGTGATTTGACGGTGGCCCGGCTCCTCCAGGCGGAAGGACTGGCCACGCTGGCGGTGGACCTGCTGACGGCGGCGGAGGAGGAGGCATGGCGCGAGCGGGACCTACGCTTCAACGTGGGCCTCTTCGCCGGAAGGCTGGCGAGCGTGGCGCGCTGGCTGCGGCGGGCGCCTCGCACCAGCGGCCTGCGCGTGGGCTACCTGGGCAGCTACACCGGCGCGGGCGCGGCCCTGGCGGCGGCGGCGCTGCGCCCCGAGTCCGTGGACGCGGTGGTGTGCCGCGGCGGACGGCTGGCCATGTCCTCCACGGTGCTGTCGCGCGTGCGCGCGCCCACGCTGCTCATCGTCGGCGGTGACGACACGGCCGCGCTGGAGCCGCACCGTCGCGCCTTCGCCGCGCTGAAGGCGGAGAAGCGGATGGAAATCATCCCCGGCGCCACGCACCGCTTCGAGGAGCCCGGCGCCCAGGCGCAGATGGTGGAGTTCGCCGGCCTCTGGTTCCTGCAGCACCTGAGTGCGCCCCGCTGGGAGACGCAGCCGGAGTCCCACGCGCTCGGCGTTTAG
- a CDS encoding response regulator transcription factor → MNGQRIRVAILEDQQVFRECLAAVLEGAGMDVVASCSQTASFLARVRESVPDVALVDLRLDVQGRDMATGGMAALQCLHDFYPGVKALVLSGDQESAVVEQCLSAGAAGYLWKQSVGLNEVVEAVQRVARGERLMPLGLAWSSPLQGFQPQQEAVSSGDELGKLTLREREVLGYIAAGADNLKIAACLGITERTVKAHITSIYKKLGPENRTQLAVLACQLGVQRPASV, encoded by the coding sequence ATGAATGGACAGCGAATCCGGGTGGCGATTCTGGAGGACCAGCAAGTCTTCCGGGAGTGTCTGGCGGCGGTGCTGGAAGGCGCGGGCATGGATGTCGTCGCGAGCTGCTCGCAGACGGCTTCCTTCCTGGCGCGGGTGCGCGAGTCGGTGCCGGACGTGGCGTTGGTGGACCTGCGGCTGGACGTCCAGGGCCGCGACATGGCGACCGGCGGCATGGCGGCGCTGCAGTGTCTGCACGACTTCTATCCGGGGGTGAAGGCGCTGGTGCTGTCGGGGGACCAGGAGTCGGCGGTGGTGGAGCAGTGCTTGAGTGCCGGCGCGGCCGGGTACCTGTGGAAGCAGAGCGTGGGCCTCAACGAGGTGGTAGAGGCCGTGCAGCGCGTGGCGCGCGGCGAGCGGCTGATGCCGCTGGGGCTCGCATGGTCCTCGCCCCTCCAGGGCTTCCAGCCGCAGCAGGAGGCGGTGTCCAGCGGTGACGAGCTGGGCAAGCTGACGCTGCGCGAGCGCGAGGTGCTGGGCTACATCGCCGCGGGCGCGGACAACCTGAAGATTGCCGCGTGCCTCGGCATCACCGAGCGCACGGTGAAGGCTCACATCACCAGCATCTACAAGAAGCTGGGGCCGGAGAACCGCACGCAGCTGGCCGTACTCGCGTGTCAGCTCGGCGTGCAGCGTCCCGCCAGCGTCTGA
- a CDS encoding CheR family methyltransferase: MDGPGAGAEGAGAAAPSGHQALRIWSAGCATGEEAYSLAIAAAGRLLRRPAGERLEGAARASTSAIRSPDTPLRPDAGAPSRQPAARHSGAGFLGTRALRE, from the coding sequence GTGGACGGGCCTGGAGCGGGTGCTGAAGGAGCTGGCGCAGCGGCGCCGTCCGGACACCAGGCGCTGCGCATCTGGAGCGCCGGCTGCGCCACGGGCGAGGAGGCGTACTCGCTGGCCATCGCCGCGGCGGGGCGTCTACTCCGCCGCCCAGCTGGAGAACGTCTCGAAGGAGCGGCTCGCGCGAGCACTTCCGCCATCCGCTCCCCTGATACCCCGCTCCGCCCGGACGCCGGAGCGCCTTCCAGGCAGCCGGCGGCGCGGCACAGCGGCGCCGGTTTTCTCGGGACACGGGCTTTGCGGGAATGA
- a CDS encoding response regulator — MSEMKIRVLVVDDDQDQLALAERTLSAYGFEVRTHRSSLGVSNLVRTSAPDLVLLDVNIPALTGDKVLALARSQAPAATKFILYSASDESKLRALARASGADGYITKSVQGEELARKLTALHQKERTAEATPAAR, encoded by the coding sequence ATGTCGGAGATGAAGATTCGCGTCCTCGTGGTGGACGACGACCAGGATCAGCTCGCCCTCGCCGAGCGGACGCTGTCCGCCTATGGCTTCGAGGTTCGCACCCATCGCTCGTCGCTGGGCGTGTCCAACCTGGTGCGCACGTCCGCGCCGGACCTGGTGCTGCTGGACGTGAACATTCCCGCGCTCACCGGGGACAAGGTGCTGGCGCTGGCGCGCTCGCAGGCTCCGGCGGCGACGAAGTTCATCCTCTACTCCGCCTCGGATGAGTCCAAGCTGCGCGCGCTGGCCCGCGCGTCCGGCGCGGACGGCTACATCACCAAGAGCGTGCAGGGTGAAGAGCTGGCCCGGAAGCTGACGGCGCTGCACCAGAAGGAGCGCACCGCCGAGGCCACCCCGGCCGCCCGGTAG
- a CDS encoding protein kinase domain-containing protein: MLFAGGTPAGVVAAHTPVPAPFQLVGRQLGHFRLLKELGRGGMGTVLLAEHALIQKRVAIKVLHAHLAQDPDLVQRFLSEARTLTLVQHENVVTLYDLDTRDGRPYLVMEYLEGQSLASFAQGALLPTVAVELLTQVCDALGAAHVHGIVHRDLKPANVFLVPQANGRKRVKLLDFGIAKLLSRPAGQLTTEAGMLLGTPEFMAPEQCGDSTVDARTDIYAAGVLGYYLVTGQVPFAGRTAAEVLIGHLQKTPVPPHQVNPAVPPALSRVLLRALAKHPADRYATAAELRAALVASLTAAPEPAAPVTFSARVKLAGAPHSQELRCEWMGRAGLFLHSESAPPPLLSDVGLLLRLPGGELACTGQVVRHVTAEQARAWRMVPGFGVQLRDTSPEFQEALVRMKSGARLEPPTPVPVSGQEDAVAERALKGFRSRLAGDHYTALELPRDASSEAVRTAVQKSRAALEPLKSRTLSLAQRAQLERAEERVQAAFQVLGHVERRAEYDASLGNVEGVERCLAAGLTVTALEGCRRRFLSANPGRDGRAAVHRLSGDALASVSRFEEALAAYEAAVRLDPLDLEGLKRWRSLRTRMRTTPVPR; this comes from the coding sequence ATGCTGTTTGCCGGAGGCACGCCGGCAGGCGTCGTGGCTGCGCACACGCCGGTGCCCGCGCCGTTCCAGCTCGTGGGCCGGCAGCTCGGCCACTTCCGGCTGCTGAAGGAGCTGGGCCGCGGCGGCATGGGCACGGTGCTGCTCGCGGAGCACGCCCTCATCCAGAAGCGCGTGGCCATCAAGGTGCTGCACGCGCACCTCGCGCAGGACCCGGACCTCGTGCAGCGCTTCCTCTCCGAGGCGCGCACGCTGACGCTCGTCCAGCACGAGAACGTCGTCACGCTCTACGATTTGGACACGCGCGACGGGCGCCCCTACCTCGTCATGGAGTACCTGGAGGGGCAGAGCCTCGCGTCCTTCGCGCAGGGCGCGCTTTTGCCCACCGTCGCGGTGGAATTGCTCACCCAGGTGTGTGACGCGCTCGGCGCCGCGCACGTGCACGGCATCGTCCACCGCGACTTGAAGCCGGCCAACGTCTTCCTGGTGCCGCAGGCCAACGGGCGCAAGCGCGTGAAGCTCCTGGACTTCGGCATCGCCAAGCTGCTGTCGCGGCCGGCGGGCCAGCTCACCACGGAAGCCGGCATGCTGCTGGGCACGCCGGAGTTCATGGCGCCCGAGCAGTGCGGCGACTCCACGGTGGACGCGCGCACGGACATCTACGCGGCGGGCGTGCTGGGCTACTACCTCGTCACCGGGCAGGTGCCCTTCGCGGGCCGCACGGCGGCGGAGGTGCTCATCGGCCACCTGCAGAAGACGCCGGTGCCGCCGCACCAGGTGAACCCGGCCGTGCCTCCGGCGCTCTCGCGCGTGCTCCTGCGCGCGCTGGCCAAGCACCCCGCGGACCGCTACGCCACCGCCGCCGAGCTGCGCGCGGCCCTCGTCGCGTCGCTCACCGCCGCGCCCGAGCCCGCCGCGCCCGTCACCTTCAGCGCCCGCGTGAAGCTGGCCGGCGCGCCGCACTCGCAGGAGCTGCGCTGCGAGTGGATGGGCCGCGCGGGCCTCTTCCTCCACTCCGAGAGCGCGCCTCCGCCGCTGCTGTCCGACGTGGGGCTGCTGCTCCGGCTGCCCGGCGGCGAGCTGGCCTGCACCGGGCAGGTGGTGCGCCACGTCACCGCGGAGCAGGCCCGCGCCTGGCGCATGGTGCCCGGCTTCGGCGTGCAGCTTCGCGACACCTCGCCCGAGTTCCAGGAGGCGCTGGTGCGCATGAAGTCCGGCGCGCGCCTGGAGCCGCCCACGCCGGTGCCCGTCTCCGGCCAGGAGGACGCCGTCGCGGAGCGCGCCCTCAAGGGCTTCCGCTCGCGGCTGGCGGGGGACCACTACACGGCGCTGGAGTTGCCGCGCGATGCCTCCTCCGAGGCGGTGCGCACCGCCGTGCAGAAGTCGCGCGCGGCGCTGGAGCCGCTGAAGTCGCGCACCCTCTCGCTGGCGCAGCGCGCGCAGCTGGAGCGGGCCGAGGAGCGCGTGCAGGCCGCCTTCCAGGTGCTGGGCCACGTGGAGCGGCGCGCGGAGTACGACGCGAGCCTGGGCAACGTGGAGGGCGTGGAGCGCTGCCTCGCGGCGGGCCTCACCGTCACCGCGCTGGAGGGCTGCCGCCGCCGCTTCCTCTCCGCGAATCCCGGCCGCGACGGCCGCGCCGCCGTGCACCGCCTGTCCGGCGATGCGCTCGCGTCCGTGTCCCGCTTCGAGGAGGCGCTCGCCGCCTACGAGGCCGCCGTGCGGTTGGATCCGCTGGATTTGGAAGGCCTCAAGCGCTGGCGCTCGCTGCGGACGCGGATGCGCACCACGCCGGTTCCCCGGTAG
- a CDS encoding ABC transporter permease gives MRLSRAYAIALRHYYLMRGSVARFLPLFAWVAIDMVLWGFMSRYLNTVAAPGFNFVHALLGAVLLWDFFTRVMQGVTMVFFEDVWSRNFLNVFATPLSISEYVGGLVLSSIATSAVGLGVMLLLATTVFGLSFAAYGALFVPFLLVLFLFGIAIGIFGCALVLRLGPASEWFVWPIPALVSPFAGVFYPLATLPSWMRAVSKVLPPSYVFEGMRTLASGGAFDGTALLWGAGLAGVQILLASVFFSRVHRYAVRTGLIARYSAESVS, from the coding sequence ATGCGCCTCTCTCGTGCCTACGCCATCGCCCTGCGCCACTACTACCTGATGCGAGGCAGCGTGGCCCGCTTCCTCCCGCTCTTCGCGTGGGTGGCCATCGACATGGTGCTGTGGGGCTTCATGAGCCGCTACCTCAACACCGTGGCCGCGCCCGGCTTCAACTTCGTCCACGCGCTGCTGGGCGCCGTGCTCCTCTGGGACTTCTTCACCCGCGTCATGCAGGGCGTGACGATGGTGTTCTTCGAGGACGTCTGGTCCCGCAACTTCCTCAACGTCTTCGCCACGCCGCTCTCCATCTCCGAGTACGTCGGCGGGCTCGTGCTCTCCAGCATCGCCACCAGCGCGGTGGGCCTGGGCGTCATGCTCCTGCTGGCCACCACCGTGTTCGGCCTGTCCTTCGCCGCGTACGGCGCGCTCTTCGTGCCCTTTCTCCTGGTGCTGTTCCTCTTCGGCATCGCCATCGGCATCTTCGGCTGCGCGTTGGTGCTGCGGCTGGGGCCGGCCTCGGAGTGGTTCGTCTGGCCCATTCCCGCGCTCGTCTCTCCGTTCGCCGGTGTCTTCTATCCGCTGGCCACGCTGCCTTCGTGGATGCGCGCGGTGTCGAAGGTGCTGCCGCCGTCGTACGTGTTCGAGGGCATGCGCACGCTCGCTTCCGGAGGCGCCTTCGACGGCACCGCGCTGCTGTGGGGCGCGGGCCTCGCCGGAGTGCAGATCCTCCTCGCGAGCGTCTTCTTCTCTCGCGTCCACAGGTACGCCGTGCGTACCGGTCTCATCGCCCGCTATAGCGCGGAGAGTGTGAGCTAA
- a CDS encoding ABC transporter ATP-binding protein, which yields MATPVTTSGPSRELPASKVLSVSSLRKAYGATVAVDGVSFDVGRGEIVGLLGPNGAGKTTTINMLLGVLEPTSGSIRIEDIDLERQRSQALERTNFAAVYSPLPGNLTVAQNLRIFGLIYGVKSLAARIAELLEQFDLVRFRDTRCGVLSSGEQTRVALAKAMLNRPHLLLLDEPTASLDPSTARDIRGRIRDFAAEGSGGVLWTSHNMYEVEEVCHRVLFLSRGKVLLEGDPRTLPREHGRASLEELFIAVAREPLALGRA from the coding sequence ATGGCAACCCCCGTGACGACATCGGGCCCCTCGCGGGAGCTTCCCGCGTCGAAGGTGCTCTCCGTCTCCTCCTTGCGAAAGGCCTACGGCGCCACCGTCGCCGTGGACGGCGTCTCCTTCGACGTGGGCCGCGGCGAAATCGTCGGCCTGCTCGGGCCCAACGGCGCCGGGAAGACGACGACCATCAACATGCTCCTCGGCGTGCTGGAGCCCACCTCCGGCTCCATCCGCATCGAGGACATCGACCTGGAGCGCCAGCGCTCGCAGGCCCTGGAGCGCACCAACTTCGCCGCCGTGTATTCACCGCTTCCGGGCAACCTCACCGTCGCACAGAATCTGCGCATCTTCGGCCTCATCTACGGCGTGAAGTCCCTCGCCGCGCGCATCGCCGAGTTGCTGGAGCAGTTCGACCTGGTCCGCTTCCGCGACACCCGCTGCGGCGTGCTCTCCTCCGGTGAGCAGACGCGCGTCGCCCTGGCCAAGGCCATGCTCAACCGCCCGCACCTGTTGCTCCTCGACGAGCCCACCGCGTCCCTGGACCCCTCCACCGCGCGCGACATCCGAGGCCGCATCCGGGACTTCGCCGCCGAGGGCTCCGGCGGCGTGCTGTGGACGTCCCACAACATGTACGAGGTGGAGGAGGTCTGTCACCGCGTGCTCTTCCTCTCGCGAGGCAAGGTGCTCCTCGAAGGAGACCCCAGGACGCTGCCACGGGAGCACGGCAGGGCGTCCCTGGAGGAGCTCTTCATCGCCGTGGCGCGCGAGCCGCTCGCGCTGGGGAGGGCCTGA
- a CDS encoding alpha-hydroxy acid oxidase translates to MLPYEALEAEARARLPEAVFDYYAGGAGDEATLVDNTAAWTRVRLRPRVLRDVSSVRTATELLGTPLASPVLVAPTAFHSLGHPEGELATARGTREAGSLLVLSSRASRKVEDVAAVAGPWWLQVYVFKDRGLTRALVQRAVASGARALVLTGDTPVVGRKRRDRGDAELPLPEEDFLANLEGLTRRELAEQASDATFVDIHWLRDLSGLPVLVKGVLRSDDARECLRHGASGLIVSNHGGRQLDGAVSTADALPEVVEAVDNAVPVLVDGGVRTGRDVLRALALGARAVLVGRPVLWGLATGGADGVRGVLDALREDTVRALALAGVSDVSAVGPDLVAPNRPR, encoded by the coding sequence ATGCTCCCGTACGAAGCGCTGGAGGCCGAGGCCCGCGCACGGCTGCCCGAGGCGGTGTTCGACTACTACGCCGGTGGTGCCGGTGATGAAGCCACGCTCGTGGACAACACCGCTGCGTGGACTCGCGTGCGCCTTCGCCCGCGCGTGCTGCGGGACGTGTCCTCCGTGCGCACCGCCACCGAGCTGCTCGGCACGCCGCTCGCTTCGCCCGTGCTCGTCGCGCCCACCGCGTTCCATTCGCTCGGGCATCCGGAAGGGGAGCTCGCCACCGCGCGCGGGACTCGCGAGGCCGGCTCGCTGCTGGTGCTCTCGTCGCGCGCGTCGCGAAAGGTGGAGGACGTGGCCGCCGTCGCCGGCCCCTGGTGGCTTCAGGTCTATGTCTTCAAGGACCGGGGCCTCACCCGGGCGCTCGTGCAGCGCGCCGTGGCCTCGGGGGCCCGTGCGCTGGTGCTCACCGGAGACACGCCGGTGGTCGGCCGCAAGCGCCGCGACAGAGGCGACGCCGAGCTGCCGCTTCCCGAGGAGGACTTCCTCGCCAACCTCGAGGGGCTCACCCGCCGCGAGCTCGCGGAGCAGGCCTCTGATGCCACCTTCGTGGACATCCACTGGCTGCGTGACTTGTCCGGCCTGCCGGTGCTCGTGAAGGGCGTGCTGCGCTCCGATGACGCGCGCGAGTGCCTGCGCCACGGTGCATCCGGGCTCATCGTCTCCAACCATGGTGGGCGCCAGCTCGATGGCGCCGTGTCCACCGCGGACGCACTGCCCGAGGTGGTGGAGGCCGTCGACAACGCCGTGCCCGTCCTCGTCGATGGCGGCGTGCGTACGGGGCGCGACGTGCTGCGGGCCCTGGCGCTCGGCGCTCGTGCGGTGCTCGTGGGCCGGCCCGTGCTGTGGGGCCTCGCCACCGGCGGCGCGGATGGCGTGCGCGGCGTGCTCGATGCGCTGCGCGAGGACACCGTGCGTGCGCTCGCGCTCGCGGGAGTGTCCGACGTCTCCGCCGTGGGGCCGGACCTGGTCGCGCCGAACCGCCCGCGTTGA
- the exaC gene encoding acetaldehyde dehydrogenase ExaC, whose amino-acid sequence MSKVYEAPGQQGSLVKFKNRYGNFIGGEFVPPVRGQHFENISPVNGKPFCEVARSTHEDVEKALDAAHRAKDAWGRTSVAERADILNKIADRIVQNLEMLAVAECWENGKPVRETLAADLPLAVDHYRYFAGAVRAQEGAISQLDDHTVAYHFHEPLGVVGQIIPWNFPLLMATWKLAPALAAGNCVVLKPAEQTPSTILLLMELVGDLLPPGVVNVVNGYGIEAGKPLASSKRVSKVAFTGETTTGRLIMQYASENLIPVTLELGGKSPNIFLEDVFAKDDDFARKAVEGFTMFALNQGEVCTCPSRALVSERIYEEFMHHALERTRKLVQGNPLDTATQVGAQASNDQLEKILSYIDIGKKEGAKVLTGGGRKALPGALAEGYYVEPTVFEGHNKMRIFQEEIFGPVVSVTKFRDVDDALAVANDTLYGLGAGVWTRDQNTAYRMGRAIQAGRVWVNCYHQYPAHAAFGGYKQSGIGRENHSMMLSHYQHTKNMLVSYDPKPTGFF is encoded by the coding sequence ATGTCGAAGGTCTATGAAGCCCCGGGACAGCAGGGCAGCCTGGTGAAATTCAAGAACCGGTACGGCAACTTCATCGGCGGCGAGTTCGTCCCGCCCGTCCGGGGCCAGCACTTCGAGAACATCAGCCCCGTGAACGGGAAGCCGTTCTGTGAAGTCGCCCGCTCCACGCACGAGGACGTGGAGAAGGCGCTGGACGCCGCGCACCGCGCGAAGGACGCGTGGGGCCGCACCTCCGTCGCCGAGCGCGCGGACATCCTCAACAAGATTGCCGACCGCATCGTGCAGAACCTGGAGATGCTCGCGGTGGCGGAGTGCTGGGAGAACGGCAAGCCCGTGCGCGAGACACTCGCCGCGGACCTGCCGCTGGCGGTGGACCACTATCGCTACTTCGCCGGTGCCGTCCGCGCGCAAGAGGGCGCCATCAGCCAGCTCGACGACCACACCGTCGCGTACCACTTCCACGAGCCGCTCGGTGTGGTGGGCCAAATCATTCCGTGGAACTTCCCGCTGCTGATGGCCACGTGGAAGCTGGCCCCGGCGCTGGCTGCCGGCAACTGCGTGGTGCTCAAGCCCGCGGAGCAGACGCCCTCCACCATCCTGCTGCTGATGGAACTGGTAGGCGATTTGCTGCCACCCGGCGTGGTCAACGTGGTGAACGGGTACGGCATCGAGGCGGGCAAGCCGCTCGCGAGCAGCAAGCGCGTGTCGAAGGTGGCCTTCACGGGTGAGACGACGACGGGCCGGCTCATCATGCAGTACGCGTCCGAGAACCTGATTCCGGTGACGCTCGAGCTGGGCGGCAAGTCGCCCAACATCTTCCTGGAGGACGTGTTCGCGAAGGACGACGACTTCGCGCGCAAGGCGGTGGAGGGCTTCACCATGTTCGCCCTCAACCAGGGCGAGGTGTGCACCTGCCCGTCCCGCGCGCTGGTGTCCGAGCGCATCTACGAGGAGTTCATGCACCACGCGCTGGAGCGCACGCGCAAGCTGGTGCAGGGCAACCCGCTGGACACGGCGACGCAGGTGGGCGCTCAGGCGTCGAACGACCAGTTGGAGAAGATTCTCTCGTACATCGACATCGGCAAGAAGGAGGGCGCGAAGGTGCTCACGGGCGGAGGCCGCAAGGCGCTGCCCGGCGCGCTGGCCGAGGGCTACTACGTGGAGCCCACGGTGTTCGAGGGCCACAACAAGATGCGCATCTTCCAGGAGGAAATCTTCGGCCCGGTGGTGTCGGTGACGAAGTTCCGGGACGTGGACGACGCGCTCGCGGTGGCGAACGACACGCTGTACGGCCTGGGCGCGGGTGTGTGGACGCGGGACCAGAACACGGCGTACCGGATGGGCCGCGCGATTCAGGCGGGCCGCGTCTGGGTGAACTGCTACCACCAGTACCCGGCGCACGCGGCGTTCGGCGGGTACAAGCAGTCGGGCATCGGGCGTGAGAACCACAGCATGATGCTGTCGCACTACCAGCACACGAAGAACATGCTGGTGAGCTACGACCCGAAGCCCACTGGCTTCTTCTAG